From one Cupriavidus sp. P-10 genomic stretch:
- a CDS encoding cytochrome D1 domain-containing protein codes for MADRTTPGRRPAGRHANQRGAGTLMRGLAAALGCAAALLAGCAGAVRGTGDLGVVVERAAGRLQIVETTGMTRLATVDGLGDLSHASVVFSRDARYAYVFGRDGGLTRVDLLDARITHRILQAGNSIGGAISQDGRVVAAQNYAPGGIRLFDAQTLEPLADLPAIGQDGRRAKVVGLADLPGRRFAASLFESGEIWIIDAADPRQPQVARLPAGREPYDGLVTPDGRWYLAGLFGEDGLALVDLWQAPPQARRILAGYGRGGQPLPVYKMPHLRGWAMAQGQAWLPAIGRHEVLVADPARGWQQTARVALAGQPVFVMARPDGRQVWVNFAFPHNDAVQVIDTATREVVRTLRPCRGVLHMEFTPKGEALWLSCRDDNRVEVYDTATLARIATLPADNPSGIFFTARAQRFGM; via the coding sequence ATGGCTGATCGAACGACTCCGGGCCGGCGACCCGCCGGCCGTCATGCCAACCAACGCGGCGCCGGCACGCTGATGCGCGGCCTGGCCGCCGCGCTCGGCTGCGCCGCGGCACTGTTGGCCGGCTGCGCCGGCGCGGTGCGCGGCACCGGCGATCTCGGCGTGGTGGTGGAACGTGCCGCCGGCCGGCTGCAGATCGTGGAAACCACCGGCATGACGCGGCTGGCCACGGTCGACGGGCTGGGCGACCTGTCGCACGCCAGCGTGGTGTTCTCGCGCGATGCGCGCTACGCCTACGTGTTCGGCCGCGATGGCGGGTTGACGCGCGTAGACCTGCTGGACGCGCGCATCACGCACCGCATCCTGCAGGCCGGTAACAGCATCGGCGGCGCGATCTCGCAGGATGGCCGCGTGGTGGCCGCGCAGAACTACGCGCCTGGCGGGATCCGGCTGTTCGATGCCCAGACGCTCGAGCCGCTGGCGGACCTGCCAGCCATCGGCCAGGACGGGCGCCGCGCCAAGGTGGTGGGCCTGGCCGACCTGCCGGGCCGGCGCTTCGCCGCCAGCCTGTTCGAGTCCGGCGAGATCTGGATCATCGATGCCGCCGATCCGCGCCAGCCGCAAGTGGCGCGCCTGCCGGCCGGGCGCGAGCCCTACGACGGCCTGGTCACGCCCGACGGCCGCTGGTATCTGGCCGGGCTGTTCGGCGAGGACGGCCTGGCGCTGGTCGACCTGTGGCAGGCGCCGCCGCAGGCACGCCGCATCCTCGCTGGCTACGGCCGCGGCGGCCAGCCGCTGCCGGTCTACAAGATGCCGCACCTGCGCGGCTGGGCGATGGCGCAGGGCCAGGCATGGCTGCCGGCCATCGGCCGCCACGAAGTGCTGGTCGCCGACCCGGCGCGCGGCTGGCAGCAGACCGCGCGCGTGGCGCTGGCCGGCCAGCCGGTCTTTGTCATGGCACGCCCGGACGGCCGGCAGGTCTGGGTCAACTTCGCCTTCCCCCACAACGACGCCGTGCAGGTCATCGACACCGCCACACGCGAGGTGGTGCGCACGCTGCGCCCGTGCCGCGGCGTGCTGCACATGGAATTCACGCCCAAGGGAGAGGCACTGTGGCTGTCCTGCCGCGACGACAATCGCGTCGAGGTCTACGACACCGCCACGCTGGCGCGCATCGCCACGCTGCCTGCCGACAACCCCAGCGGCATCTTCTTCACCGCGCGGGCACAGCGCTTTGGCATGTAA